The Fictibacillus arsenicus genome contains a region encoding:
- a CDS encoding cold-shock protein: MAFFSKQPAEPIPDVETKVWACSSDGCSCWMRADFSLQKEPQCPICKSAMNEEIRMLPELKS, from the coding sequence ATGGCTTTTTTTTCAAAACAACCTGCAGAGCCGATTCCAGACGTAGAAACGAAGGTTTGGGCATGTTCGAGTGACGGTTGCTCATGCTGGATGCGCGCTGACTTTTCTTTGCAAAAAGAACCTCAATGCCCCATTTGTAAATCAGCAATGAATGAGGAAATCCGAATGCTTCCTGAACTCAAAAGCTAA
- a CDS encoding acyl-CoA thioesterase, which produces MENKYIRESRTVKSSVVLPPDTNNHGTLFGGKLMAYIDDVAAISAIRHARKHVVTASTDSVDFLQPIKEGYSVCLESFVTWTKTTSMEVFVKVIAENLLTGERKVCAVSFLTFVAMGEDGKPTPVPKVIPETEEEKWLHEHAPERAIARKKRREESKKLAKEFGVKKPWDSI; this is translated from the coding sequence ATGGAAAACAAATATATACGCGAGTCACGCACTGTTAAATCTTCAGTTGTACTGCCTCCTGATACAAACAATCATGGAACGCTCTTTGGAGGCAAGCTTATGGCTTATATTGATGATGTTGCAGCCATTTCTGCGATTCGCCATGCACGCAAACATGTTGTTACAGCCTCTACTGATTCGGTAGATTTTCTACAACCAATTAAAGAAGGTTATTCCGTTTGCTTAGAGTCGTTCGTGACTTGGACAAAAACTACTTCGATGGAGGTTTTCGTGAAAGTCATTGCAGAGAACCTGCTGACTGGAGAACGTAAAGTGTGCGCCGTTTCTTTTTTAACATTTGTAGCCATGGGAGAGGATGGAAAGCCTACACCTGTGCCAAAAGTCATACCTGAAACAGAAGAAGAGAAATGGCTGCATGAACATGCACCAGAACGGGCGATCGCAAGAAAAAAACGCCGTGAAGAAAGCAAAAAGTTAGCAAAAGAATTCGGTGTGAAAAAGCCATGGGATTCAATTTGA
- a CDS encoding Ger(x)C family spore germination protein produces the protein MSFLKCFVPLSLCLLFLAGCWDQNELDELSIVMGMGINIDKKGDLIVTYQVVNPTEVAPGVSGGGGGKQPVFTVYETKGNNLMEATRKATKQTSRRLFFAHARMVVFSEKLAKENIYEALDMMSRDPEVRSTIQVLIARNTTPSKILRTFTAIDKVTSDEVAAILRISEKTWGENVQQDINEVLQSIINEGGEPLINGIEIMGDKELAVTAKNYEVGDPARVKVSGMGVFKQGKLKGWLDGPKARGVLWLRGKIASSVVTVPCKGNKKGYAIEVVRSNTELSASTERDVPTINVEVFPETNIAETNCPVNLEKPSEIFKIEKMFNNVIEKEITKTIKAAQNFNSDVIGFGELLYRENPEKWDRVYKKNYNRVFPEIQVRVKVDSRIRRSGIRTSPFLFEKNQENKEEVESS, from the coding sequence ATGAGTTTCTTGAAATGTTTCGTCCCTCTCTCCCTATGTCTTCTTTTTCTGGCAGGGTGCTGGGATCAGAATGAGCTAGACGAGCTTTCGATCGTGATGGGAATGGGGATCAATATAGATAAAAAAGGGGATTTGATCGTCACATATCAGGTAGTGAACCCAACAGAAGTCGCACCTGGGGTTTCGGGCGGAGGCGGCGGAAAACAGCCTGTATTTACAGTTTATGAAACAAAAGGAAATAATTTGATGGAAGCAACGAGAAAAGCTACTAAACAAACTTCGCGCCGTCTATTTTTTGCACATGCCCGCATGGTTGTATTTAGCGAGAAACTAGCAAAAGAAAATATTTATGAAGCACTCGATATGATGTCGCGCGATCCGGAAGTACGTTCTACGATACAGGTTCTGATTGCAAGAAATACAACACCTTCTAAAATATTAAGAACGTTTACGGCTATAGATAAAGTGACTTCAGATGAAGTGGCTGCAATCTTAAGAATATCTGAAAAAACCTGGGGAGAAAATGTTCAGCAGGATATAAATGAAGTTCTTCAATCTATTATCAATGAAGGCGGAGAGCCTTTAATTAACGGGATTGAAATTATGGGTGATAAAGAGCTCGCTGTTACAGCTAAAAACTATGAGGTAGGAGATCCCGCGAGAGTAAAAGTGTCAGGGATGGGTGTTTTTAAACAAGGTAAATTAAAAGGATGGCTCGATGGACCTAAAGCGAGAGGCGTTCTATGGTTAAGAGGAAAAATTGCAAGCTCCGTTGTAACTGTGCCTTGCAAAGGCAATAAAAAAGGGTATGCGATTGAAGTTGTCCGTTCCAATACTGAACTCTCAGCTTCCACTGAAAGAGATGTTCCAACAATAAATGTTGAGGTTTTTCCTGAGACGAATATTGCGGAAACAAATTGCCCGGTTAATCTTGAAAAGCCATCTGAAATATTTAAAATTGAAAAAATGTTCAACAATGTGATTGAGAAAGAAATAACGAAAACGATAAAGGCTGCGCAGAATTTCAATAGTGATGTAATCGGATTTGGTGAACTGCTGTACCGGGAAAACCCTGAAAAGTGGGATCGCGTTTATAAAAAGAACTATAATCGGGTTTTTCCTGAGATCCAGGTCAGAGTTAAAGTGGACTCACGGATCAGAAGGTCAGGAATTCGAACTTCTCCATTTTTATTTGAGAAAAATCAAGAGAATAAGGAGGAAGTTGAATCCTCATGA
- a CDS encoding MarR family winged helix-turn-helix transcriptional regulator: protein MKVVAESRNVLIEVERIEKAFVEIMDVLKPEIWEEEEITSTQFQILKTLSTREKWTVSEIADAMKVRASATTVIIDRLVKRGLVDRYRSELDRRIVYVHLNQAGLDAFEMIQEKRNGVLTKYMSQLTEKQLADMVECFEHLSSIVKN, encoded by the coding sequence GTGAAAGTGGTAGCAGAAAGTAGAAATGTTTTAATAGAAGTAGAGCGGATAGAGAAGGCTTTTGTAGAAATCATGGACGTGTTAAAACCTGAAATTTGGGAAGAAGAAGAGATTACCTCTACACAATTTCAAATTTTGAAGACACTTTCTACTCGTGAAAAATGGACCGTTTCTGAAATTGCCGACGCTATGAAAGTTCGTGCAAGTGCTACTACCGTCATCATTGACAGACTTGTTAAAAGAGGATTAGTTGACCGGTATCGTTCGGAATTAGATCGTCGAATCGTCTATGTTCATCTGAACCAAGCTGGTTTAGATGCTTTTGAAATGATTCAGGAAAAGAGAAATGGTGTTTTAACAAAATACATGTCCCAGCTTACTGAGAAACAGCTAGCTGATATGGTTGAATGTTTTGAACATCTTTCTTCGATCGTAAAAAACTAA
- a CDS encoding SOS response-associated peptidase → MCGRYFLYYDKDFIIDAFNIVNEFDYEDRFNIAPSQDVLAIVKGSSGNRAGYMKWGLIPKWANDPKIGNKLINARSETIEEKPSFKESFYQKRCLIPASGFYEWVKEGNKKQPYQFTLEDNEPFAFAGIWSRWNQGPAGAGAEKITCSILTKESNSFMGTYHHRMPVMLRREKGELWLDRGTDKDILLALLSENNPELSAEPVTRDLNTR, encoded by the coding sequence ATGTGCGGCAGGTATTTTCTTTATTATGACAAGGATTTTATCATTGATGCCTTTAATATAGTGAATGAGTTCGATTATGAAGACCGATTTAACATCGCTCCCAGTCAGGATGTGCTAGCTATTGTTAAGGGCAGCTCAGGTAACCGGGCGGGGTATATGAAATGGGGGCTTATTCCGAAGTGGGCGAATGACCCTAAGATCGGCAACAAACTGATCAATGCCAGAAGCGAAACAATCGAAGAAAAACCAAGCTTTAAAGAATCTTTTTATCAAAAAAGATGTCTGATCCCTGCAAGCGGCTTTTACGAATGGGTAAAAGAAGGGAATAAAAAACAGCCTTATCAGTTTACCTTAGAAGATAACGAGCCTTTTGCTTTTGCAGGAATCTGGTCCAGGTGGAATCAGGGGCCAGCTGGTGCGGGTGCTGAAAAAATAACTTGTTCAATATTAACAAAGGAATCTAATTCGTTTATGGGGACTTATCATCATAGGATGCCAGTTATGCTGAGACGAGAAAAAGGAGAACTCTGGCTAGATCGCGGAACAGACAAAGACATACTCCTGGCGTTGCTCAGTGAAAATAACCCTGAACTTTCAGCAGAACCAGTTACAAGGGATTTAAATACGAGATAA
- the gnd gene encoding phosphogluconate dehydrogenase (NAD(+)-dependent, decarboxylating) has translation MEIGLIGLGKMGFNMALNMNDKGYTVIATDVNKDTVKEISEQGVKGVESVGELANSFSGRKAVILLVPAGEIVDQVINELKQHLSEGDIIVDAGNSMYKHTLRRYEELKADGIHFVDVGTSGGTDGARYGLCAMMGGDDDAVNYLAPLYEKICVEKGFLITGRAGSGHFLKMVHNGIEYGMMQAIGEGFEILDKSDFDYDYEAVSRVWNNGSVIRSWLIELMENAFSKQPNLEDIRGVMNSSGEGIWTIEAALDYQASAPVIALSQFMRFRSLEDDTFHGKVVAALRNEFGGHAVVKK, from the coding sequence ATGGAAATCGGATTGATCGGCCTCGGTAAAATGGGCTTTAATATGGCATTGAACATGAACGATAAAGGCTATACTGTTATCGCTACTGATGTTAACAAAGACACAGTTAAAGAGATTTCTGAACAAGGTGTTAAAGGTGTCGAGTCAGTTGGAGAGCTCGCAAACTCATTCTCAGGAAGAAAGGCTGTCATTCTTCTTGTACCGGCAGGTGAAATTGTTGACCAAGTAATCAACGAGCTTAAACAGCACCTTTCAGAAGGGGATATTATTGTTGATGCGGGGAACTCCATGTACAAGCATACACTTCGCCGTTACGAAGAATTAAAAGCTGATGGCATCCACTTTGTTGACGTTGGTACTAGCGGAGGAACAGATGGTGCTCGCTACGGACTTTGCGCAATGATGGGCGGAGACGACGATGCGGTAAATTACCTTGCACCGCTTTATGAAAAAATTTGCGTTGAAAAAGGTTTCTTGATCACTGGCCGCGCTGGATCTGGCCATTTCTTAAAGATGGTTCATAACGGTATTGAGTACGGTATGATGCAAGCGATCGGTGAAGGATTTGAAATCCTGGACAAGAGTGATTTCGATTATGACTATGAGGCTGTTTCGAGAGTGTGGAACAACGGATCTGTTATCCGAAGCTGGCTCATTGAATTGATGGAGAATGCGTTTAGCAAACAGCCTAACCTGGAAGATATCCGCGGCGTTATGAACTCTTCAGGTGAAGGGATCTGGACAATTGAAGCTGCACTTGATTATCAGGCATCAGCTCCAGTTATCGCACTTTCACAATTCATGCGTTTCCGTTCATTAGAAGATGACACATTCCACGGTAAAGTAGTTGCTGCACTGCGTAATGAGTTCGGCGGACATGCTGTCGTAAAAAAATAA
- a CDS encoding YtxH domain-containing protein: protein MHNENTHTTHTTTAEPVFTHSDFQTRETYDNKKGSGSGFTTGLVVGSLVGAAAALLYAPKKGNEFRNDLRDTSIKLKERTMQKKDETMLKAKLGKMDAKDAVESMKDKSSSMSVSARQKLQEAKNTVKEAKSETKTAIDEAKKEAERDGYSTQSSSNSTAVVKPRTMTGTDSTSYEKKQSDVNNKF from the coding sequence ATGCATAACGAAAATACACACACAACACATACTACAACAGCGGAGCCGGTATTCACGCATTCCGATTTCCAAACACGGGAAACATATGATAACAAAAAAGGTTCTGGATCAGGTTTTACAACTGGACTTGTAGTCGGGAGTTTAGTAGGTGCTGCTGCAGCACTTTTATATGCGCCAAAGAAAGGCAATGAGTTCAGAAACGATTTGCGCGACACTTCCATCAAGCTTAAAGAGCGTACAATGCAAAAGAAAGACGAAACGATGCTAAAAGCTAAGCTAGGCAAGATGGACGCAAAAGATGCTGTTGAATCTATGAAAGATAAATCAAGCAGCATGTCAGTTTCTGCCCGACAAAAGCTTCAGGAAGCTAAAAATACGGTTAAAGAAGCTAAGAGCGAAACAAAAACAGCGATCGATGAAGCAAAAAAGGAAGCAGAAAGAGACGGATACAGCACTCAATCTTCATCAAATTCAACTGCTGTAGTAAAACCCCGTACAATGACTGGAACAGATTCTACTTCCTATGAGAAAAAACAAAGTGATGTAAATAATAAATTTTGA
- a CDS encoding sulfite exporter TauE/SafE family protein gives MKKIIVLALIGLMAQLIDGSLGMAYGVTSTTLLLMIGLSPAIASASVHLAEVVTSAASGYSHFKFGNVDINIVKKLVLPGAVGAFSGAAFLSYIPAVFIKPYISLFLLGLGIYVIFRFLMLKISARPIIKEDTEKIGKLYRPVGFAAGFLDASGGGGWGPLTTPLLLTQRHLTPSMAIGSVNFSEFAVSLSASIGFFLFIGWETLYWQIVLAMMVGGVIAAPFAAWLVKHLKPALLGVLAGGIIILTNLRTILKEFFFLELFQEMYYLLPLLFIWILLIIAAVRKKS, from the coding sequence GTGAAAAAAATTATAGTGCTCGCCTTGATCGGTCTGATGGCTCAGCTGATTGATGGATCACTCGGTATGGCCTACGGTGTAACTTCTACTACTCTCCTGTTAATGATCGGACTTTCTCCTGCGATCGCATCAGCTTCTGTTCACCTAGCTGAAGTTGTAACATCAGCCGCTTCTGGTTACTCTCATTTCAAGTTTGGGAACGTTGATATAAATATTGTTAAAAAGTTAGTGCTACCTGGAGCTGTTGGTGCTTTTTCAGGAGCTGCATTTTTAAGCTATATCCCGGCTGTGTTCATAAAACCATATATCTCTTTATTTTTGCTCGGATTAGGAATTTATGTTATATTCCGCTTTTTAATGTTAAAGATTTCAGCAAGGCCAATCATTAAAGAAGACACTGAAAAAATAGGGAAACTTTATAGACCAGTAGGATTTGCCGCCGGATTTTTGGATGCTTCAGGCGGTGGTGGCTGGGGTCCATTGACCACGCCATTACTTCTAACACAGAGACACCTGACACCAAGCATGGCCATTGGATCAGTTAACTTTAGCGAATTTGCAGTATCTTTATCAGCATCAATCGGCTTCTTTTTGTTCATCGGCTGGGAAACCCTTTACTGGCAAATCGTTCTTGCCATGATGGTTGGCGGTGTCATTGCTGCTCCGTTTGCCGCCTGGCTTGTAAAACATCTAAAACCAGCATTATTAGGTGTGCTGGCCGGTGGTATTATTATCCTGACAAACCTTCGTACCATTTTAAAAGAGTTCTTTTTTTTGGAGCTGTTTCAGGAAATGTATTACCTGCTGCCCCTGCTGTTCATCTGGATCTTGCTGATCATCGCAGCTGTCCGTAAAAAATCTTAA
- a CDS encoding DegV family protein, which produces MARIAWITDSTSCITQEEAKQLGIHIIPVSVIMGEEVYKDGVDITPDEFYTKLETITELPKTSQPTVGEFSDFYEVLKHDYDCGIAVHVSEKFSGTINGSRLGADMADFPVHIVDSKITSEAMKQLVLKGKRLEEEGLAPEEIATRLRDSADHVKGYVCIGSLEQLRLGGRLSGASFLVGNLLQIKPILTFDNGSLVPFEKIRTLKKAESRVLALFEEAAARTSVNGVSVIYSGSSEKAEDWLHLLKDKYPNITINLGQLSPAIGVHVGAGTLGILWFED; this is translated from the coding sequence ATGGCACGTATTGCTTGGATTACAGACAGTACAAGCTGTATTACACAAGAAGAAGCGAAGCAGCTTGGCATACATATTATACCGGTATCGGTCATTATGGGAGAAGAGGTATACAAGGATGGTGTTGATATCACACCAGATGAATTTTATACAAAATTGGAAACAATTACCGAACTTCCGAAAACAAGTCAACCAACTGTTGGTGAGTTTTCTGATTTCTATGAAGTGCTTAAGCACGATTATGACTGTGGCATCGCTGTACACGTATCAGAGAAATTCAGCGGTACGATCAACGGATCAAGGCTTGGAGCAGATATGGCAGATTTTCCTGTACATATCGTAGATTCGAAAATCACTTCTGAAGCTATGAAACAGCTTGTGTTAAAAGGAAAACGATTAGAAGAAGAAGGACTTGCTCCTGAAGAAATCGCTACACGATTGAGAGATTCAGCAGATCATGTTAAAGGGTATGTATGCATCGGGAGTTTAGAGCAGCTGAGACTTGGAGGCAGATTATCCGGTGCAAGTTTCTTGGTTGGAAACCTCCTGCAGATCAAGCCTATCCTGACATTTGATAATGGATCACTTGTACCTTTTGAAAAAATAAGAACGCTAAAAAAAGCAGAGTCGCGTGTACTTGCTCTGTTTGAAGAGGCAGCGGCACGAACATCTGTTAATGGAGTAAGTGTCATATATAGCGGTTCATCTGAAAAAGCAGAAGATTGGCTTCACCTTCTAAAAGATAAATATCCAAACATCACGATTAACCTGGGACAGCTTAGTCCGGCAATCGGGGTCCACGTGGGAGCAGGTACTCTTGGCATCCTTTGGTTTGAGGATTAA
- a CDS encoding helix-turn-helix transcriptional regulator: MSKIKRLERLLLSINTKKQFTLKELAVEFQVSTRTIQRDLLRLMEMGLPIISEFGPHGGYRIENDRILPPIGFTEMEASAILYGLQSYGTESFPFQIQSRSVSHKLLQYLPEDAKDNWDHIQKRLSINFPLPEQSLHAPVMLEAAIKQKIVTVLYHIQDSKTYCNIQPIGIYNENGEWFCPAYCYSLTDFHVFNLSDIHQAVINYEPMDIKDFTDITIHNWASRITPRSFFELVAEIAPEKTDYCISHPFLKQFIVKLEDGTIMLKGRVLLNHINKIADYLWLLKSDITIHSPYEIRVIHARWAKEISAKNELILNM; the protein is encoded by the coding sequence ATGTCAAAGATAAAAAGATTAGAAAGACTATTATTATCTATTAATACTAAAAAACAATTTACATTAAAAGAATTAGCGGTTGAATTTCAAGTTTCTACCCGTACTATACAGCGTGATCTATTGAGGCTAATGGAGATGGGATTGCCGATTATTTCCGAGTTTGGTCCCCATGGCGGATACCGGATTGAAAACGATCGTATACTTCCGCCAATCGGATTTACTGAAATGGAAGCTTCCGCTATATTATATGGTCTTCAATCATATGGTACAGAAAGTTTTCCCTTTCAAATTCAAAGCAGATCTGTCTCTCATAAACTTCTTCAATATTTGCCAGAAGATGCTAAAGATAATTGGGATCACATTCAAAAACGCCTTTCAATAAACTTTCCCCTTCCTGAGCAAAGTTTGCATGCACCAGTAATGCTTGAAGCGGCAATAAAACAAAAAATCGTTACTGTTCTTTATCATATTCAAGATTCTAAGACATACTGCAATATCCAGCCTATCGGTATCTACAATGAAAATGGAGAGTGGTTCTGTCCAGCCTATTGCTACTCACTGACAGATTTTCATGTATTTAATCTTTCGGATATCCATCAAGCTGTGATTAACTATGAACCTATGGATATAAAAGACTTTACTGATATTACAATCCATAACTGGGCATCCAGAATTACTCCGCGTTCCTTTTTTGAGCTTGTTGCTGAAATTGCACCAGAAAAGACGGATTACTGCATCTCACATCCATTTCTTAAACAATTCATCGTCAAACTTGAAGACGGCACCATCATGCTAAAGGGCAGAGTTTTATTGAATCACATAAATAAAATAGCAGACTATTTGTGGTTATTAAAATCAGACATAACCATTCATTCCCCCTATGAGATAAGGGTGATTCATGCTCGCTGGGCAAAAGAAATCTCAGCGAAAAATGAACTTATTTTGAATATGTAA
- a CDS encoding spore germination protein, with product MRNRRKRPIIKTHKKLSDMIADKKAGESSSLQTKSGASEVQIREFNDQQQPVKVGELSPALHINVDRIKNRLGNPTDLIIREFEFELEQKVTATLIFLEEMNDTQLLSEFILEPLMNLTSEKQSSPVPINHALHYIKQNALALGRVLDVETEDELLEALLAGLSVLLVEGNTKGLKMGTNGGKMRNIEEPTSEVVIRGPKEAFTESIKTNISLIRRKLRSPDLRIEKFIVGDITRTDLAIVYMDNIVNPLIVKEIKERIEQVKTDGLLETGQLEEFIQDETVTVFPQLMSTERPDVVIGNILEGRVGIIVNGTPFSLIAPSQFIQFFQSSEDYYMRYDISTFLRLLRFSVFIISLIAPSIYIALTTFHQAMIPTTLLFGIAAQREGVPFPAIAEALVMEITFEILREAGIRMPRAVGVAVSIVGALVLGQAAVQAGLVSPAMVIVVGITAVASFAIPSFAVATSARLLRFPLMIISSVFGFYGLTLALIVIVAHLTSLRSFGIPYLSPFAPIQTQDLKDSLFRFPVTHLFKRPEKLAKKNATRTLPYEVKKKREEETTR from the coding sequence ATGCGGAATAGAAGAAAACGCCCTATTATCAAAACCCATAAAAAACTATCTGATATGATTGCGGATAAAAAAGCCGGCGAAAGTTCTTCTCTTCAAACGAAGTCAGGTGCTTCAGAAGTTCAAATTCGAGAATTCAATGATCAGCAGCAACCAGTGAAAGTAGGAGAATTGAGCCCAGCCTTACATATCAATGTTGATAGAATTAAAAACCGTCTTGGTAATCCGACGGACCTCATTATCCGGGAATTTGAGTTTGAACTTGAACAAAAGGTAACAGCAACACTTATATTCCTGGAAGAGATGAACGATACACAGCTCTTAAGTGAATTTATTTTAGAACCACTGATGAATCTTACATCCGAAAAACAATCATCTCCAGTTCCCATAAACCATGCACTTCATTACATTAAGCAGAATGCACTTGCTTTAGGAAGAGTGCTAGATGTCGAAACAGAAGACGAATTGCTGGAAGCGCTGCTTGCCGGATTAAGTGTCCTATTAGTCGAAGGTAATACGAAAGGCCTTAAGATGGGCACTAACGGCGGAAAAATGCGGAACATTGAAGAGCCGACATCTGAGGTTGTTATTCGCGGTCCGAAAGAAGCTTTCACGGAATCAATAAAAACGAACATTTCATTAATCCGAAGAAAATTAAGATCACCAGATTTGCGAATTGAAAAGTTTATAGTCGGTGATATCACTAGAACAGATTTAGCCATTGTATATATGGATAACATCGTAAACCCTTTAATCGTAAAAGAAATAAAAGAAAGAATTGAACAGGTAAAAACGGATGGCCTACTTGAAACGGGCCAGCTTGAAGAATTCATACAAGATGAGACGGTTACTGTTTTCCCGCAATTGATGAGTACTGAAAGACCTGATGTGGTTATCGGTAATATTTTAGAAGGACGGGTAGGCATCATTGTAAACGGAACACCATTTTCACTTATCGCACCTTCGCAATTTATTCAGTTCTTTCAATCATCTGAAGACTATTACATGAGATATGACATCAGTACTTTTTTGAGACTGCTTCGTTTTTCCGTTTTTATTATCTCGTTGATTGCTCCATCCATTTATATCGCCCTTACAACCTTTCATCAGGCTATGATTCCTACTACATTGCTTTTTGGTATTGCTGCTCAGCGTGAAGGTGTACCTTTTCCAGCTATAGCGGAGGCACTAGTTATGGAGATTACATTTGAGATATTACGTGAGGCGGGAATTCGGATGCCCCGTGCAGTTGGTGTAGCCGTATCGATCGTTGGTGCACTTGTATTAGGACAGGCAGCTGTTCAGGCAGGGCTCGTATCACCTGCTATGGTTATCGTTGTTGGGATTACAGCAGTTGCCAGTTTTGCAATTCCTTCATTTGCTGTCGCAACATCAGCCCGTTTACTCCGGTTTCCTCTGATGATTATCTCTTCAGTGTTTGGTTTTTATGGGTTAACTCTTGCGCTGATCGTAATCGTTGCTCATTTAACGAGTCTGCGGTCATTCGGTATTCCATACTTAAGTCCGTTTGCTCCGATACAAACACAGGATTTAAAGGACAGTTTATTCCGATTTCCTGTCACTCACTTATTTAAGCGGCCAGAAAAGCTGGCAAAGAAAAATGCTACCCGTACGCTGCCTTATGAAGTTAAGAAAAAGAGAGAGGAGGAAACAACAAGATGA
- a CDS encoding GerAB/ArcD/ProY family transporter, whose product MKTYKIDLQQYFILIVLFELGSAILVGLGMNAGRDAWIAILFGMFAGMILFVGYFFLYKQFPEMSLTQYIQVLFGKYVGKFFGFCYMLYFLYLASRVLRDFGSLLLSAVFVQTPIIVVNTLMVATIVYVLKLGFEVLARTGEIFFGLVGLVGITLAVLVLSADLMEYNYLLPIFGDGVIPVLKAAFPVTPTFPFGEMIVFTMLLPYLKVKNKNKALKVGLLGMGVSGIVLSTTIAMDIAVLGGHVATHVYFPLLAAVAKINLGEFIQRLDALVVFTLIIGGFFKVAVFLYVSVKAAQDVFGVKEETTIIGPIGVVVILSSIGIASNYVEHINEGLNVVPQFIHIPFQVVLPAIFIIVFLIRRKQLKHFASSSSS is encoded by the coding sequence ATGAAAACGTATAAGATCGATCTTCAGCAGTATTTTATTCTTATCGTGTTGTTTGAACTTGGTAGTGCTATTCTTGTCGGACTTGGGATGAATGCTGGCAGAGACGCATGGATCGCCATTTTGTTTGGTATGTTTGCAGGAATGATCTTGTTTGTAGGGTACTTCTTTTTGTATAAACAGTTTCCTGAAATGTCCTTAACGCAATATATACAAGTGTTATTCGGGAAGTATGTAGGGAAGTTTTTTGGATTTTGCTATATGCTGTACTTTTTGTACCTTGCGTCCAGAGTGTTGCGTGACTTTGGAAGTTTGCTTCTGTCAGCTGTTTTTGTACAAACACCGATTATCGTAGTGAACACCTTAATGGTCGCAACGATTGTGTATGTCTTAAAGCTTGGATTTGAGGTCCTGGCTCGAACAGGAGAAATATTTTTTGGGTTGGTTGGCTTGGTAGGGATTACATTGGCGGTATTAGTTTTATCGGCAGATCTTATGGAATACAACTACTTGCTTCCTATATTTGGAGATGGAGTTATACCTGTATTAAAAGCAGCTTTTCCAGTAACGCCGACGTTTCCTTTTGGAGAGATGATTGTTTTCACTATGCTGCTTCCTTATTTAAAAGTGAAAAACAAAAATAAGGCTTTAAAGGTAGGTTTATTAGGAATGGGAGTAAGCGGTATAGTATTAAGTACGACGATTGCAATGGATATCGCCGTTCTAGGCGGACACGTCGCAACTCATGTTTACTTTCCTCTTTTAGCAGCTGTAGCGAAGATCAATCTCGGAGAATTTATACAGAGACTTGATGCATTAGTTGTATTTACATTAATCATTGGTGGATTTTTCAAGGTTGCCGTCTTTTTATACGTATCTGTAAAAGCCGCGCAGGATGTATTTGGAGTTAAGGAAGAAACCACAATCATCGGACCGATAGGAGTTGTTGTCATTCTATCTTCGATTGGGATTGCATCTAATTACGTAGAACATATTAATGAAGGGTTGAATGTTGTGCCTCAATTTATTCACATTCCGTTTCAGGTTGTTTTACCTGCAATCTTTATTATTGTATTCTTAATTAGAAGAAAGCAGCTTAAGCATTTTGCTTCCTCTTCATCCAGCTAG